ggaaaaggaaacttcagatttttttttggaaggacCACATTTCCTAGGAATAAGATGGATGACTTCCACTGTACCTCTTTGGTCATCAAAGGAATGGAAGGAATAACAGATTCTCAGTTTGGTTGTAAAATTCATATGTAACAGAATgaagatttaaatgaaaaattcaaattaaaaggaaaaaaggcatCTTCATAGATAACCCGCTGATATTTCTAGCGTTCTGGAGTACTTACtggtagtttttaaaataaattacaataaaaagaatacaatggAAAACTGCTGTGTTTAAACTAGAAGCTGAATAAGcaggtattttaaatattaaactccactttcaatttacagttttaaagtttcatttattttcagaacttttacttcatatatttataactttaattttaaaagaattaaatgttttacatttgcccttatggaaaaaagcaagatttACTACACTGATACTGCTTTACTATTACCAGTTGAAATTAAACTATTTCAACTGGTAGTAGTTGAAATATTCAACTAAGCTGTGTTAACTAATTTTTAATTAAGGGCAATTTCAAAGGCAATTCCTCTAAGTATCATTGAAATAAGTTGGAATagattttgaaagagaaagtaaTTTATTCTACCATTTTGAAATTATGGCAGAAATAACATCTAGCTGTAATTTAGATGTTGAAATACCAAGAGTATCCATCAGCCTTGACGTTTTTATGGACTGTAAATGTGAGAAATTTAAATAACCACTTGTAAGATTATGATTGCACTCAAATTCTCAAATGtctaaatgaaaggaaaaaaattaagataccaATGTGTCCAATTCTTCTAATACATAAATGACCCTGATGAGGCttctatgaaaaaagaaaacagacattttgTTTCCACTGTCAAACTTATACTCTATATGTATAAAACTTTAAATTAGCAGACACCTTATTAGGGATgacaccaccccacccctcccccacaacaAACAACAGTAAACTGCAAAACACAAGAAGGCCAACCGAGGAGAGCAGAGTGTGATTGTGTTCAGTGTTGGTTATGCTGCCCTCTTGCAAAATGACAGGCAAAATCATACTTGTTTTTACATTTGCACCCACATATGTTACACTGAAAAGGATTTTCATACCCATGACATCCCATGTGAATAGTGTAAAGGATATTGTCGGCAAAGTACATGTCACAGTGCTGGCAGTGGTGGAGAAGCTGCGGGTCCTGGACTGGCAGGGTGGGAGCTGGTGTGCTCGGCTGGCTGTTTCCCATGCTTGGAGTACTTGTGTGGGCACTTGGCTCACTGCTCGGCCCTGCCACCGGACTGTAGTTCCTCTGGCCGTGTGGCGGCCGAGGCTCGGGGCTGGCCGGAGAGGAGCTCTGAGGAAGACTTGCTGACACGGCAGAAACCACTGCCTGGGCAGAGGGCTGCTGCATCATGAAGGGCTTCTCCTCGGCGCAGGGAACTACGTCAGGGGACGCGGGGTTTTGGTTTTCAGGTGGCAAACTGGACAGCTGTCCGGCTAGAGTTGAGAGCTGGTTTAAAGGGTTGTCGACCATGAGTTCTTGGGGGTCTCTTGGCAGGCCTCCAGTTGGTGTAGTTTTCGCCATACTTTCATAGGAGTCAGTCTGGATATTTGGGATTTCATGGGTAAAATCATTAAGGTAGTCTGGcttctgaaccaccatggaaggtGGGCTTAAGTTGATGAGTGCTCTTCTGCTATAGTTCAGGTTGCTAGTTTTCTTCTGTAAAACCCCCCACATTTTCTTGCTGCTTAAGGAAGACCTAGTACCTTTAATTGGTACCATTTTATGCTTGCGCCTTCGATGATGGGACAGGTTGCTTCGGTCACTGCAGCGGAAGGAACACAATTCACATTTGTATGGTTTTTCTCCTGTATGGGAACGCATGTGGGCTTCCAGATGACGCTCATAGGCAGATGCAAATGGACACAAGTGACATCGATGAGGTTTCTCAcctgtttaaaaggaaaaatgggagAGAAACTGCAAGAGTAGCCCATTTATGAAAAGTTTCATATTTTGTCCATTCATTATTTAGAaactcatcaaaaataaaatgcttttcggaaatacacacatgtacaaaAGACTATTAAAATCCATTAAAGAAGCTGCATACAACAATCTTCATACTATACTGACTAGTGGAATATATTCCTTTCACAGAAGGGATGGCTAAGGCGACGTCTAAGGGTTAGCAGTGTTGCCTGCAATTTTACAGAAACCTCCTCCCTAGTCTGCAATGGCAATGCACTTAGGATAAAGATAAAGACATTCATCCATCATTCTGCCTTCAGCATTAAGCTGGCCAACATGAGAAGCTGACAGATACTGAGTTTAGATCACGAAGGAAGATAGCTAAGGAAGGGAAAGCTTACAAGGGACCTTCCTTCCTTGTATGCTGTCACGCTATTGCTTTGTAAAACTGGATTCACTTCTCCATTTACTCAAACCTTACATCAACCTTCATTTTCAAACAATCACAACTATTTATATGACAGATCAACCTGCCCTCCTTGGCCCCTCTCCAGCCCCTTCTCTGTTACCTGTGTGAATTCTAATGTGTTCAATGAGCCGGGCGGTGCCTTTGCTGGCATAGTTGCAATACCGACACTTGAGCTTTCCATCAAAGGTCCTTTCAAACCCGTCTACTAACATTCCTGAGTTTTCATCCAGGGAAACTTCAACAGATGGGTGATCAAGTCCATTTTGATCACCATCTGTTCCAGCTACAAACAAAGTATAGCAAAAGAAATTATTCATCTCAGCATCAACTCAATTTAGCAATTTAGTGTTGAGTGGTAGGAAATCTTTCATAAACTGACAGGTCACTTAGCATAAAAGTTAAATTCACAAAAATCACACAGTCTTTCTGAACTGACATTAATTCCATACAAAGACAGCATTATATGAGGGGGATCTCAAATCACTAACACATATCAGTGCTCAACATGCTTTTGAGGAAAAGAACAGGGCATTACCTTTATCTGACAGATAAGGAGAAAAAGGGGAGTAAACAGTGATGGAAATTACATGTTTAAGATTCTAGCCGCTTCTACAAATACAATGGGTTGTCATGATCATCTTCACAAATCCTAGTATATTTAATCTAGAGTAATTCATGTTGAGTTTTATAGTTCCACTCAGCTTACATGTATGTTCTAGACCCTGGGTTGCATTTAGGATCTTAAAATTCTAATTAAGCACATAAAGGGGAATATTGTACCTGATATCTCTGGATGTTATAACCTGTAAGAATTTCAGTTAAGAGATGTTCTGCTGTTCAATTTTAATCAACTACTTTGTATAGGTAAACTGAAGGAGCAAGTGCTCAGGTCTGGAAAACCAGCAGATGGTGGGGACTACAACCCTGCTCTCTTGGATCTGAGTCCAGGAACTGTACACTAGAGCATTAAGAGGGAGTGTCTATTCCTCCAGTTTCATGGGAAAAGCACTTCTACACCATCTTAAGGAGGCAGCCATGGATGTATGGACAGTTTGAGCCCTCTGCTCTATGGTTTCCTCCATCCCTcaccaggaggagagaagggacttTGCTGGTTGGTGCAAGTCCAAAATCCAATGGGTCCATTGCACTGGAGGGACAACAAGGCTCAGTGTCCCCCTTTCTCCCATTGCTTTTCTAAGGCAGTGACTTCCAAAATTTTACATGCATACGGAATCACTTGGGGAGTGTATTAAAAAATACACCTGCTGATACAGTAGATCTGGGGTGGGACCTGATGGTTTGCACTTCTCACCAGCTCTCTACTGTTGCTGGTCCCTGGATTACAAAGCCCTAGGCCATCTAGGTCAAAGGTTAGCATACTTTTCCCACAAGGGTCAGACAGCAAATACAGGCTTTGTGGGCCACGGGGTCTCTCACAGCTACTCGACTCTGCTGCTGTAACTCAAAAACAGTTATAGAAAATAGGTCAGCAAGCATGGCTATGTTTCAGTAAAACTATGGATACTGAAGTCTGAATTTCGTgttaattttcatgtgtcatgacattatttttcttttttcccgcCAGCCATTTACAAATGTAGAAACCACTCTTAGCACCCACACCAGCAGTCCAGATGGGGCCCACAGGCTGCAGTTTGCTGCCTCCCGAGCGAGGGTCAGGAAGAGACCCCAGTCTTCGTGTGGGAGCAAACCCGCGGGTCTCTCTGTAGGGCAGGCAGGACAGGTTCAAGTACTCACTGCTTTCTCTTGGCTAGTTTCACCTCCTAGGTGAGCACACATGGTGGGCCCTCTCTTCAttttaagagaagaaacaaaaacctcTATTTTGTCTCAGGTCTAATACAAATTTCCTAATGGCCAAAGGCCTTGTGTAATGAAGACGGACTCCCTTTGGGCTCCTTGTACCCACTGTTAGCTAATGGAACCTggagaatgggaaggaaatttagAAACCCCAACTTTTGCACAGGAGAGAAAGCATCTCTGGACCCCAGGATAAGCTCTGGGGcggaggtggggcgggggggggggtcctCTCCCTCAGCAAAACCTGACCCGTATAAAGAAGGGGGAAAATAACTGCCCATCTTCTGCCCAAAAGAGAATGATTCACATTAGCGAGCAACAGTGGCTTCATACTATGGATAACAACACACAAACATTACatgtataaaaaatgaattatttaatgGTATTAAGAGGAATCTACCTCCCTGAAGAGCCTCTGCTTCTTTGTCCCCACTAACTGATCCAGAAATCATGTTGACATGATGGGTCTGCTGAGTTAGGTATTCCTGGAAATCTTTCACAAAGTCCAAAGGCTCCGGTTTCTTCTCACCCATCTTtgattttgatatatatatatgtatatatatatgaatatttctgGAGTTTACAGTTCGTTATACCTAtagggggaaaataaaataattttacactATTTAGGGAGATGCAGTATGtattaaaacaacaacactgACGAAGATTATTATGGGCCAGGTACTACAAAGCAAGAGAACACAGTCCCTGCTTTTAAATACCTTATAATCTTCCTGGTGaactaaagaagacatacaaaaaaCAGTCAAcaattcatatatttaatatttaaataaactgggattcaaacttaGTTTGAATGGAtggaaagaaattacaaaaagaaaaacccagatgAAAGAAATCGGCATATCAGCAGGGATTATCATTGAAGGAGACAGTAGAGAAACCAAGTGGCTCAAACAGGGCTGGTGGAGAGAGTTTCTGGACGATGCCCATGGTGCACGCTGGCACTGGCCAGTACAGGTGCTACTAGCCACATGCAGCTACTGAGTGCTCAGATGTGGCTCATACAAATGACTTgagttttgtttaatttaaaagtgaaatagctacatgtggctagtgACTACCATATCACACAGCAAAGGGTCTTAAAACAACATTCTCACATGAATGAGCACTCTAGAAGTAGGTGATCTAGAACGGTGGTGGCAAACTTTCTGAAAAGGGCCAGATAGGAAATATTTTAGCCTGTGACTGTCACTATAgctaaaagcagccacagacgaTATGTATAGGAATAAATGTGATCATGTTctaaattcaattcagttcagtcgctcagtcgtgtccaactctttgcgatcccatgaactgcagcacgccaggtctccctgtccatcaccaactcctggagtccacacaaacccatgtccattgagtcagtgatgccatccaaccatcttatcctgtcgtccccttctcctcctgccctcaatctttcattCATTAGGGTCCAAGCAGGCACAGAGCCAGGTTTGGCCTATGGGCTGAAACTTTGCGACCCCTGCCCTAGAAATCCAAATCACCACCTCTACCACCACTCACCATCCTACTcattctgagaaaaagaaaaaaaatttttacagaaaagaaaaaaatacctgagGCTGACGGAGAGAAACTCTCATGTCAGATTTTGCAATTATAAACTAAAAACTGGTCTTCACATAGATGTTTGGCCCAAATTCACAAATCAAATAACCAAAAAGTTTTCTAGTAAAAACAAGCTGAGGAAGTCTAGCACGTAGGAGACAACAAGTCTTTCCTtccaataaaaacatatttatgcaCATGTTCTAAAATACGCCTTACGCTAAAAATTTCTTTCCCTAAACCCCAACTACTTAATGAGTAACTTACTATCTAAGAAAGTTATCTTTGATAGCCAGCAGTAGGCATCTAAAGCTAAAGATCAGTCATGTCTCAGTATATATGCTTAATTTTTTCTCAAAgcatagcacacacacagaaaagcgcAGCAGTCCTAAGGGTAGAGGCTTGGTGAACTGTCACAAAATGAACACATCCATGAAATTAACACTAATGTCTAGAAACAGAAGGCTACCAGCATGCCAGGAGCCCCGCCATGTACCACCAAGGGCTCTACATCCCTGACAGCTGAAACTGCTGGCCCGAAGGGTATGCATATGTTCAGCTTCAGATAATGCCAGATACTTTTTCAAAGTGAGTATACTGATCTGTACTCCCATCAGTGCAGAACAAGAATCCTGTTGCCACAAACCCTCACCAACGCCCAggtatttttttgcctttttcattttagccatctTGATGGGTGTAGGGTGGTATCACACTGGTTTTAACTTGTATGACTTGATAATTAATTAAGCTGTGTACTTGTTAACTTCCCACTTACATAACCTCTATTTCATACCCAGTGAAGCATCTGTTCAAGCCTTTTGTTCATTTCTCTATCAGGTTGTCCATCTAATTAATATGTAAGAGTTCTTCACAATATTCTGGATATGAGTTCtttattgtgctgtgcttagttgctcagacgtgtctgactctttgcaaacccatggactgtagcccgccaggctcctctgtccgtgggattctccaggcaagaatagtggagcaggttgctatgccctcctccaggggatcttcccaacccaggaatcgaacccatgtctcccgcattgcaggtggattctttaccagccaccagtgaagccctttaTTAGATATGTATATCTTGAGTACTTCTCACACTCTGTGGTtcgccttttcactttcttaatggtaacttttgatgaacagaagttcttaatATAGTCCAATTTACCCATCCTCCCCTTTTACATTTAGAGTTGCTGGTATCCTTGCCTATATTTTACATGAAGATGTTCTCCTGTATTTTCTTGtgaaatttttattatgtttttacctttcatatttttatctgGAATTGAGCTTTGTGTATTGTAAAGTTACAAGTCAAAATACACTTTTTCTCCCCATGGAGATATTCAACTATCCTAGCAACATGCATTTGATAGACCAGTCTTTCTCCACCAGCCTCTTTTCTCACCTTTCTAAACCAGATGATATATAAGATGCTATTTCTGGATTCTTCATTCTATTCCACTGGCCTATTTTTGTCTCTCCTCACACTACCACTACATAGTCTCAGtaataaaaatcttaatatcTCAGTAATTTAAGTCCACCAgttgtttttctccttcaagaATATTTGGGCCACTCTGGGTtcttttctttatggtctgagccaccacccTTTTCAGCCTAAGTGTTTCCGTGGCAAGAATTACAGTGTTGTAGAAATGAGATAAAAGCACATTTTCCAATTAACAAAAGCAtgatcaactttaaaaaaaaatttatttttttggctgctttgggtcttggttgcagtgtACAGggtctttagttacagcatgtgggatatagctccctgaccagggatcgaagcctggcccctgcattggcagcatggagtcttagaaACTGGACCAGCAAGGAGATCCCAAAACACTtgaccaacattttaaaaacaaaaacttctattttaattaactttaacTAGAAATCTACTAGAAACAGACTAACTTGACAGTGTTGCTACTATTGATTGTGTTATACAAcaattagttttcattccaatcccaaagaaaggcaacgccaaagaatgctcaaactactgcacaattgcactcatctcacacgctagtaaagtaatgctcaaaattctccaagccaggcttcagcaatacgtgaactgtgaacttccagatgttcaagctggttttagaaaaggagaggaaccagagatcaaattgccaacatccgctggatcatcgaaaaagcaagagaattccagaaaaacatctatttctgccttatggactataccaaagcctttgactgtgtggatcacaataaactgtggaaaattctgaaagagatgggcataccagaccacctaacctgcctcttgagaaacctatatgcagatcgggaagcaacagttagaactggtcatggaacaacagactggttccaaataggaaaaggagtacgtcaaggctgtatattgtcaccctgcttatttaacttatatgcagagtacaacatgagaaacgctgggctggaggaagcacaagctggaatgaagactgttgggagaaatagcaataatctcagatatgcagatgacaccaccctcatagcaaaaagtgaagaactaaagagcctcttgatgaaagtgaaagaggagagtgaaaaagttggcttaaagctcaacattcagaaaactaagatcatggcatccagtctcatcacttcatggcaaatagatggggaaacagtggctgactttgttttttctgggctccaaaatcactacagatggtgactgcggccatgaaattaaaagacacttaccctttagaaggtaagttatgaccaacctagacagcatattaaaaagcagagacattactttgtcaacaaaggtccgtctagtcaaggctatggtgtttcctgtggtcatgtatggatatgagagttggactataaagaaagctgagcgccgaagaattgatgcttttgaactgtggtgttggagaagactcttgagagtcccttggactgcaaggagatccaactagtccatcctaaaggagatcagtcctgggatttctttggagtgaatgatgctgaagctgaaactccagtactttggccacctcatgcgaagagttgactcattggaaaagactctgatgctgggagggattgagggcaagagaaggggacgacagaggatgagatggctggatggcatcactgactcgagggacgtgagtctgagtgaactccggtagttggtgatggacagggaggcctgatatgctgcgattcatgggctcgcaaagagtccggcacgactgagactgagcgactggactgaactgaactgaattgaggaacCAATAAGAACACGGGGGCTGGTTTGGTTTCCCTTGTTCACTGGCCCCAGAtcgatatattttatttttgtctttcctgccttcctctctcctaacatttaatttgttctttattcCAGACACATTCAGCCAAGAAAGAACCTGCAGGTAATTCTCACTTTTCTTAAGGCAACATGTTTGAATAGTTTCTTTGCTCCTTTTTTAGAAGATGCCTAGGGGGTCATTATTATTACTGTCTCTTTTCACCGTTTTCTACAAAGCTGAGGCTACTGAAAGTCCGTCCTCTGGATGAACAGAATATTATTGTGGTattggagtcggacacgactgaagtgacttagcagcagcagcagcagcagcagcaggttaaagCTACTACCTTAAAGGCTCTGAACAGGGTCTTCTCTAGCCTTAGTTTCCTATtttgtaaaatgagataataacaGTACCAATTTGCAGTACTGTTTTAAGTTTTACACATAAGTGTAAGTATCTTGCAAGATGTGTAGTTTATGGTATGTTTTCAGACAACAGCAGCTATTTCTGCAGCCAAAAATGGTTATACCTTAGATTAAGAAATTCCCCACTGTCCAAAATTCCAAGTGTCTTATGTTACCATTTTATATATCTCATCTGTGGTTACAATGAAACAAACATGGTCCACTTTTCTCCATTATTCATATATTCCAATTTGCAATTTCCCAAATCAATTTACAATTTCCCAAACTcatctcttctcattttcttcctttaggCCACCTCTTTAACTCACTTGCTTTAATCTGGCTCAGCTTTCTCAGTCTTAAGGATTACTGCTGGCTTCTGAACAGTTTGCTTCAGTTGTTTTCCCATCCTGTCTGTTAGCCCGAACTGCTTCTCTATGTTTCCTAATCACTGTATTAGTATTTATGACTTTACTTGATTCTGCCAattatttgtcctttaaaatctgCCCTTtgcttaggaaaaaagaaaaagttggccaGTCAGGTACAATGAAAAAGATCatcaagaataaaatttaaaaatataataacaataataatctgtaatagggacttccctggcggtccagtggttaaaactacACACTTTCacggcagggggcatgggttagatccctgattaggcaactaagatcctccaggctgcacagtgcagccaaaaaaataaaaataatctataagaagatggacagggaagcctggtgtgctgcagtccatggggtagcaaagaactgtacatgaccgagcgactgaaatGATAAGaagattatatctcaataaacctgaAAAACACACCTCAAAATATACAGGGATGGggagaaacataaaaaatatacataaaaaggtAAGAAATAATAGCAGATAAAGATGCAGAATGAGTTCCAAaatgatagagaaaaataaagagaaatgctttttaaagaaatgatcaaGAAATTTCCCGAAttaaagatttctttcatttcaatcTGAAAGGGAGCATAGAGTGCAAAATAGAACATGTAATAAAATAACACTTAGACACAttattgtgaaattttaaaacctCAAAGACAGGGAGTAATAGGAAATTTCTAGTGAGAAAAGACTGCCAACCCACATAGAAAAACAGAGTAGCAGCACTGGGTACAAAGAAACAACAAACTTCCTCAAGCTGCTAAAGGCTAACTTCCGAAAATCTGCATCACAACTAAGGGAGAAAATTTAGATGCATTCCCTCTAGAATTAAGAACTCAAGAATGCCTGCTATTACTACTGCCAGTCAACACAGGTAAAggccccccacccaaaaaaaatagaaaagaataagatctgggaaattgttttttaaaatataaaagctgtTAAGGCCCTACAGATTGTGTTCTAATTATAAAGGCTGTGGTTTAGAAAGAAATCCTCCTGTTTCATTTCAACTTCGCATCACTTTTTGCCGATCACTTCATATAAAAACCGATGTTTCCACTGGAAAGTATCCGAATATACTTCTTAAACAAGCAAGATAAATTATGCCAAATCCTGATTAGAAAGCATAACACTGCTAAAGTACACACGACAAGGCAGGGGAGAAAATGCACAAGACTGCAGGGAAAAAATGCAGGACATTTTTATACATGCGTCTCAAGTTTTAAGAACACAAATGAGCCTAATCACAGAGGATGGCTGGCATATTCTGACAGTCCTGGCTATTATCACATTGTCACATTACAAATTTCACTGTGTTCCCTGCCATAAATTTGATTTTCAATCAAAATGCACGATGGACTTAAAAAAACAACCACAAAGGATGCCAATGAAACAAGGGAAGAcgttggtcaagaagcaacagtaagaactggacatggaacaacagactggttccaaatcaggaaagaagtacgttaaggctgtatattgtcaccctgcttattcaacttatatgcagagtacatcatgagaaacactgtactggatgaagtgcaagctggaatcaagattgctgggagaaatatcaataacctcagatacgcagatgacaccacccttatgaaagaaagcaaagaactaaagagcctcttgatgaaagttaaggaggagagtgaaaaagttggcttaaagctcaacattcagaaaacaaagatcatggcatctggtcccatcacttcatgggaaatagatggggaaacaatggaaacagagactttattttggggggctccaaaatcaccgcgcatggtgactgcagccatgaaattaaaagacgcttgctccgtggaagaaaagttatgaccaacctagacagtacattaaaaagcagagacgttactttactaacaaaggtctgtctagtcaaagctatggtttttccagtagtcacgtatggatgtgagagctggactataaagaaagctgagcgccgaagaattgacgcttttgaactgtggtgttggagaagactcttgagagtcccttggactgcaaggagatccaaccagtccatcctaaagaagatcagtcctgggatttctttggaaggactgatgctgaagctgaaaaactccaatactttgaccacctgatatgaggaactgactcatttgaaaagtccctgatgctgagaaaagattaaaggcaggaggagaaggggacaacagaggatgagatggtttggatggcatcactgactcaatggacatgagtttgagtaaactccgggagctggtaatggatgaggaggcctggcgtgctgcagtccatggggttgcaaagagttggactcgactaagcgactgaactgaacactgtaaACTTGAGAGAAACTCTATtcttaagaattttaaatatatcgATATGGTTTATAACCACAGATATCCTGCAGTGATTTAAAAATTGTCATTCCATCCCTAAGCATTTTTGAGCCCACTTGACCTACATCACCTCCTCTCACGCAGACGTGCAAGACCCCTCCCCCACGGCAGACTTGCAAGCCCTTGCGGGGTCTAGTCTATAAAACAAGCAAGTATATATGATATGCCTAAATACGAATAGAGTCTACAGTTCAAGTCAGCAGTTCTAATCAcaataattagaaaaagaacaataatTCTGAAACCACAGAAGACTTCCTGATAtcgaggaaaaaaaatttaagggttTTTGTATCCAAACCATCTTCTTATCTTTAATAAAGTACTCGTCAGTCTCAGGACCAAATGTTTAAGAACTCCATAAATTAACTGGTATCTAGAGATGCAGC
This genomic interval from Bubalus bubalis isolate 160015118507 breed Murrah chromosome 23, NDDB_SH_1, whole genome shotgun sequence contains the following:
- the IKZF5 gene encoding zinc finger protein Pegasus, which codes for MGEKKPEPLDFVKDFQEYLTQQTHHVNMISGSVSGDKEAEALQGAGTDGDQNGLDHPSVEVSLDENSGMLVDGFERTFDGKLKCRYCNYASKGTARLIEHIRIHTGEKPHRCHLCPFASAYERHLEAHMRSHTGEKPYKCELCSFRCSDRSNLSHHRRRKHKMVPIKGTRSSLSSKKMWGVLQKKTSNLNYSRRALINLSPPSMVVQKPDYLNDFTHEIPNIQTDSYESMAKTTPTGGLPRDPQELMVDNPLNQLSTLAGQLSSLPPENQNPASPDVVPCAEEKPFMMQQPSAQAVVSAVSASLPQSSSPASPEPRPPHGQRNYSPVAGPSSEPSAHTSTPSMGNSQPSTPAPTLPVQDPQLLHHCQHCDMYFADNILYTIHMGCHGYENPFQCNICGCKCKNKYDFACHFARGQHNQH